A part of Emys orbicularis isolate rEmyOrb1 chromosome 13, rEmyOrb1.hap1, whole genome shotgun sequence genomic DNA contains:
- the LOC135887293 gene encoding killer cell lectin-like receptor subfamily F member 1 has protein sequence MAGEIVRADLNIPGDPSSGGKVVPSQHHNRPRCPYWHWLALGLTLAGNVVLLRVVTALAVWGSQNQSLTRAVPKTMENETSAQPSPKGRGCSDLEKFRSHLRQHLCYTQNNQAAEGSSCKLCNKDWLLHGDKCYWVSTAIKGWEWSRDDCLMKRAQLLVIDDWEEMASIWNITRDQHQVWIGLNITSPGRMWTWQDGSPLNQALFPVLDPEKEYNCASVKKNKIHSEICQTELKWICQKAAVLV, from the exons ATGGCTGGGGAAATAGTCCGTGCGGATTTAAACATCCCTGGAGATCCTTCCTCTGGAGGCAAAGTGGTTCCATCTCAGCATCACA ATCGCCCGAGGTGCCCGTACTGGCATTGGCTGGCTCTGGGCCTCACACTGGCTGGGAACGTCGTGCTGCTGAGAGTTGTGACGGCGCTGGCTGTTTGGG GTTCCCAGAACCAATCACTGACCAGAGCCGTCCCAAAAACGATGGAGAACGAAACCTCAGCTCAGCCCAGTCCTAAAGGAAGAGGATGCAGCGACTTGGAGAAGTTCCGCTCTCATCTGCGGCAACATTTGTGTTACACACAAAACAACCAGGCAGCAG AGGGTTCCAGCTGCAAACTCTGCAACAAGGACTGGCTGCTGCATGGGGACAAGTGTTACTGGGTTTCTACAGCGATTaaaggctgggagtggagccGTGACGACTGTTTAATGAAGAGAGCACAACTGCTAGTGATCGATGACTGGGAGGAGATG GCGTCCATATGGAATATTACACGGGACCAACATCAGGTGTGGATTGGACTTAACATCACATCCCCAGGGAGGATGTGGACCTGGCAGGACGGATCCCCGTTAAATCAAGCACT GTTCCCAGTTTTGGATCCTGAGAAAGAGTACAACTGTGCCTCTGTGAAGAAGAACAAGATCCATTCTGAAATCTGCCAAACTGAGTTGAAATGGATTTGCCAGAAAGCAGCTGTCCTAGTTTAA
- the LOC135888232 gene encoding C-type lectin domain family 2 member D-like isoform X2: MPALSLQCIRDQKIPIALGVIIAVLVSVIIALAVRASQAFPPPINAACPDDWIGNRGKCYFFSEMEGNWTSSQSKCSSLSASLAVIDSPQDLDFMLRYKGRSHHWIGLWKELDQPWKWPNGTEFNNMFPVRGEGQCAFLNDIGVSSSRCYSERGFICSRPDDCTRRKPSAARGDAV, encoded by the exons ATGCCAG CTCTCAGCCTACAGTGCATTCGAGATCAGAAGATTCCAATTGCTCTGGGTGTCATCATCGCAGTGCTGGTCTCTGTTATAATTGCACTGGCTG TGAGAGCCTCCCAGGCTTTCCCGCCCCCCATCAACGCCGCGTGCCCGGATGACTGGATCGGAAACCGAGGCAAATGCTACTTCTTCTCCGAGATGGAAGGGAACTGGACATCCAGTCAAAGCAAATGCTCTTCACTCAGCGCCTCCCTGGCTGTGATTGACTCCCCGCAGGACCTG GATTTCATGCTGCGCTATAAAGGACGCTCTCACCACTGGATTGGCCTATGGAAGGAGCTGGACCAGCCCTGGAAATGGCCCAATGGAACTGAATTCAACAACAT GTTTCCAGTGAGAGGGGAAGGGCAGTGCGCTTTCCTGAATGACATTGGTGTCAGCAGCTCCAGATGCTACTCGGAGAGAGGTTTCATCTGCAGCCGGCCAGACGACTGCACTAGAAGGAAGCCAAGCGCCGCCAGAGGGGACGCTGTCTAA
- the LOC135888419 gene encoding killer cell lectin-like receptor subfamily B member 1B allele C produces the protein MAGEIVYADLNIPGDPSSRGKVVPSQHHNRPRCPRWHRLALGLTLAGNVVLLGVVTRLAAQGSQNPSPSGAVPKTMENETSAQASPKGRGCSDLEEFRSHLRQHLCYTQNNQSAEGSSCKLCPKDWLLHGDKCYWVSTAIKGWEWSRDDCLMKRAQLLVIDDREEMASIWNITRDQHQVWIGLNIPSPGRTWTWQDGSPLNQTLFPVLDPKQENNCASVKKNKIQSEICQTELKWICQKAAVLV, from the exons ATGGCTGGGGAAATAGTCTATGCTGATTTAAACATCCCTGGAGATCCTTCCTCCAGAGGCAAAGTGGTTCCATCTCAGCATCACA ATCGCCCGAGGTGCCCACGCTGGCATCGGCTGGCTCTGGGCCTCACATTGGCTGGGAACGTCGTGCTGCTGGGAGTGGTGACGCGGCTGGCTGCTCAGG GTTCCCAGAACCCATCACCGAGCGGAGCCGTCCCAAAAACGATGGAGAACGAAACCTCAGCTCAGGCCAGTCCTAAAGGAAGAGGATGCAGCGACTTGGAGGAGTTCCGCTCTCATCTGCGGCAACATTTGTGTTATACACAAAACAACCAGTCAGCAG AGGGTTCCAGCTGCAAACTCTGCCCCAAGGACTGGCTGCTGCATGGGGACAAGTGTTACTGGGTTTCTACAGCGATTaaaggctgggagtggagccGTGACGACTGTTTAATGAAGAGAGCACAACTGCTAGTGATCGATGACCGGGAGGAGATG GCGTCCATATGGAATATTACACGGGACCAACATCAGGTGTGGATTGGACTTAACATCCCATCCCCAGGGAGGACGTGGACCTGGCAGGACGGATCCCCGTTAAATCAAACACT GTTCCCAGTTTTGGATCCCAAGCAAGAGAACAACTGTGCCTCTGTGAAGAAGAACAAGATCCAGTCTGAAATCTGCCAAACTGAGTTGAAATGGATTTGCCAGAAAGCAGCTGTCCTGGTTTAA